TATTGTGATGTGTGCGCGACGGATGTGTTGAACTATGTGGCAAGTATTTTTGCCAGAGGTGACACGTCACAAAAGTGAAACGGCAAACGTCAAACGACAAACGCGCTTCGCGAGTCGTTTGACGTTTGGCCCGAAGTTGTGATTGGGTAGGAGTGATAAGCCATGATACTAGCGATTGAACAGGACGCCAGCCGGTTCCGGCAAATTGTGCGCGGCCAGGTGCGCCAGAATTTGCGCAAGTACATGTCCAACGGCGAATTGATTGGCCGCCAGGGCAGGGACTTGGTCAGCATCCCGATCCCGCAGATTGAACTGCCGCACTTTCGTTTTGGCAACGGGCAGGGCGGGGTGGGCCAGGGCGACGGTGAACCCGGCACGCCGCTCGGCCCCGGCCAGCCGGGAAACGGCGATGGCGTGGCCGGCGATCAGCCCGGCGCGCACATTCTCGAAGTGGAATTGACACTGGAAGAGTTGGTGCAGATGCTGGGCGAGGAGCTTGGCCTGCCCCGAATCCAGCCCAGGAGCAAGAATCACGTTCAGGGCGAAACCACCCGCTACACCGGCATCCGTCGCGTCGGCCCGGAAGGCCTGCGCCACTTCAAACGGACGTATCGCGAAGCCCTCAAGCGGCAAATGGTGTCCGGCACGTATAACCCTCAGCGCCCGGCCATCATCCCCATTCACGACGACAAGCGCTATCGCTCGTGGAAGACTTACCCGCGCCCGGACAGCAACGCCGTCATCATTTACATGATGGACGTGTCGGGAAGTATGACTCAGCGCAAGAAAGAGCTGGTGCGATTAACGGCTTTCTGGATCGACTCCTGGCTGAAGGCTCACTACAAGAATCTGGTGACGCGCTACCTTGTCCACGATGCCGCCGCCCACGAAGTGGACGCCCACACTTTTTTCCACGTCCGCGAGAGCGGCGGCACCAAGATTTCGTCGGCCTACGAACTGTGCCGCGACATCATTCGCAAAGATTATCCGGCTGACGAGTGGAACTTGTACGCTTTTCATTTTTCCGATGGCGAGAATTTTGGCGACGAGGACGACAAACGATGCCTGGCTCTGTTGAAAGAAGAGTTGTTGCCGCCGATGAATTTGTTCTGCTACGGACAGGTGCAGGGCGGGTATGGCCGCCAGTTCATGGAAACGCTGGGCGATGTCCATAACGAAAAGCTGGCGACGGCCAAAATCAACGAGGACGGGGATGTTTATTCGGCGATCAAGACGTTTTTGGGGAAAGGTGTGTAAAGTCAAACGACAAACGTCAAGGTTTTACGTTTTACGTTTGTCGTTTGCTGGAGATAAGGAATGTCGCTCTCGCTTGATCTTCTCGAACTACAATGCGTCATCGAAGGCTACGCCCGCGAGTTTGGGCTGGACTTCTTCGAGACGCGCTTTGAGATGCTCGACTACCGGACGTTGAACCAGGTGGCGGCCTACGATGGCTTCCCGACGCGCTACCCGCACTGGCGCTTTGGCATGGAATACGAGCGCCTGTCGAAGTCTTATGCTTACGGCCTGCACCGCATTTACGAGATGGTGATCAACACCGACCCGTGCTATGCCTACCTGCTGGCAAGCAATCTGCGAGTCGATCAGAAGCTGGTGATGGCCCACGTTTACGGCCACTGTGATTTCTTCAAGAACAATTTGTGGTTCGCCCACACCAACCGCAAGATGTTGGACGAGATGGCGAACCACGCCACCCGCGTCCGCCGCCACATCGAACGGCAGGGCATTGACAAGGTCGAGGCCTTCGTTGATACCTGCCTCTCGCTCGACAACCTGATTGACATTCACGCCGCCGGGATTCGGCGGCGACCGCATCCCACTTCAGAGACGGCTGAACCCGAGTCGGTGCGGAAACTTCCGGCGAAGGAATACATGGATCAGTTTATCAATCCGCCGGAATTTTTGGCCGAGCAACAGCGCAGGATCGAAGCCGCCGAGCAGGCGCGTCAGCATTTCCCCGAGTCGCCGGAGCGCGACGTTCTGCTCTTCCTGCTCGAAAACGCGCCGCTGGCTCACTGGCAACACGACATCCTCGACATCATTCGCGAGGAAGCCTATTACTTTGCGCCGCAACGCCAGACGAAAATTATGAATGAAGGCTGGGCCGTGTTCACCCACACTCACATCATGACCGAAAAGGCCATGACGCCCGACGAATTGATTGACTACGCCGAGCATCACTCCGGCGTGGTTGCCACGCACGGGGGCCGCCTCAATCCTTACAAGCTGGGCTTCGAGTTGTTCCGCGACCTTGAAGACCGCTGGAATCGGGGCGCATTCGGGGCCGAGTACGAGGCCTGCCATGATTACAGGACGCGCAAGGAGTGGGACAAGAAGGTGGGTCTGGGGCGGCAGAAGGTGTTTGAAGTGCGGCGCATCTACAACGACATCGGCTTCATTGACGAGTTTCTTACTGAAGATTTTGCCCGCGAGCAAAAGCTCTTTACCTTTGCTTATAACGACGAGACCGAAAATTACGAGATCGCCAGCCGTAAGTTTCAGGACATCAAGCGCGGCCTGCTCTTTCAACTGACCAACTTCGGCCAGCCGTTGATTGAGGTGGTGGACGCCAATTACGGCAACCGGGGCGAGCTTTATTTGATG
The DNA window shown above is from Chloroflexota bacterium and carries:
- a CDS encoding SpoVR family protein, producing MSLSLDLLELQCVIEGYAREFGLDFFETRFEMLDYRTLNQVAAYDGFPTRYPHWRFGMEYERLSKSYAYGLHRIYEMVINTDPCYAYLLASNLRVDQKLVMAHVYGHCDFFKNNLWFAHTNRKMLDEMANHATRVRRHIERQGIDKVEAFVDTCLSLDNLIDIHAAGIRRRPHPTSETAEPESVRKLPAKEYMDQFINPPEFLAEQQRRIEAAEQARQHFPESPERDVLLFLLENAPLAHWQHDILDIIREEAYYFAPQRQTKIMNEGWAVFTHTHIMTEKAMTPDELIDYAEHHSGVVATHGGRLNPYKLGFELFRDLEDRWNRGAFGAEYEACHDYRTRKEWDKKVGLGRQKVFEVRRIYNDIGFIDEFLTEDFAREQKLFTFAYNDETENYEIASRKFQDIKRGLLFQLTNFGQPLIEVVDANYGNRGELYLMHRHVGVDLDLPFAEETLRNLYAVWMRPVYIETVVEDEGPVLFSHGADGGVRRKLD
- a CDS encoding DUF444 family protein, translated to MILAIEQDASRFRQIVRGQVRQNLRKYMSNGELIGRQGRDLVSIPIPQIELPHFRFGNGQGGVGQGDGEPGTPLGPGQPGNGDGVAGDQPGAHILEVELTLEELVQMLGEELGLPRIQPRSKNHVQGETTRYTGIRRVGPEGLRHFKRTYREALKRQMVSGTYNPQRPAIIPIHDDKRYRSWKTYPRPDSNAVIIYMMDVSGSMTQRKKELVRLTAFWIDSWLKAHYKNLVTRYLVHDAAAHEVDAHTFFHVRESGGTKISSAYELCRDIIRKDYPADEWNLYAFHFSDGENFGDEDDKRCLALLKEELLPPMNLFCYGQVQGGYGRQFMETLGDVHNEKLATAKINEDGDVYSAIKTFLGKGV